The sequence ATGAGATAATTTCATCTGCAGAAGTTATAGTGCATAAGATAAAGTTGGGATTTGATAGGGAATAAGTTCAAATGAAATCTTTCTCTTTATACAAAAAATAGACAGGGATGGGTTATGGGTATAATTAACAAATTCCTAAAAAAGATAGGTATTGATAAAGAAAATAACAAAAAATCAAAAATTAAAGCTTATGGAGTTTCTCATAAAGGGAATAGGACAAATAATGAGGATGCAATTTTAAGAAAAAAATTGGATGATGCTTATTTATTAGCAGTTGCTGATGGTGTTGGGGGGCATAATGCAGGGGATGTTGCATCAAATAAAGCAATTAACATTTTACAAAAAGTTATTGAAGAAAAATATAACAAAAATCTTTCCATTGAAGAGATAAAACAACTTCTAAAAGATGCTTATGAAACTGCCCACAAACAAATAAAAGCAGAGGCAGTTGGAGATAAAGAGGGAATGGCTACAACCCTAACAACTGCCATAATTAAGGAAAATAAATGCATAATTGCCAATTGTGGGGATAGTAGGGCTTATTTAATTAGAAACAATGAGATTATAGAAAGAACAAAAGACCATTCATTAGTTCAGGCGTTGGTTGATGAGGGGCATATAACCGAAGAAGAGGCGATGCATCATCCAATGAAGAATATCATAACCCACGCATTGGGAATAGAGGATTTTAAAGTAGATGTTTATGAATGGGATTTGGAAGATAATGATATTTTATTGCTAAGTTCTGATGGATTACACGATTATGTTAAAAAAGAAGAAATATTGAAAGTAATTAAAAATAAAGACAATCCAAAGGAGATTGTTGAAAACCTATTAAATATTGCCTTAAAGAAGACAGAAGACAATGTGAGTATTATAATTTATAAGCATCAATAAAATGGAGGGGAGACAATGCTCAACAGATTAAAAAATCTATTGAACAAGAATAAAAACCCT is a genomic window of Methanotorris formicicus Mc-S-70 containing:
- a CDS encoding PP2C family protein-serine/threonine phosphatase, with amino-acid sequence MGIINKFLKKIGIDKENNKKSKIKAYGVSHKGNRTNNEDAILRKKLDDAYLLAVADGVGGHNAGDVASNKAINILQKVIEEKYNKNLSIEEIKQLLKDAYETAHKQIKAEAVGDKEGMATTLTTAIIKENKCIIANCGDSRAYLIRNNEIIERTKDHSLVQALVDEGHITEEEAMHHPMKNIITHALGIEDFKVDVYEWDLEDNDILLLSSDGLHDYVKKEEILKVIKNKDNPKEIVENLLNIALKKTEDNVSIIIYKHQ